One window from the genome of Rubinisphaera margarita encodes:
- a CDS encoding M90 family metallopeptidase, whose translation MWNLLRAIVRPEDKSSPLPDTWQQILKVNVPYRNSLSVEMRERLDAGIRRFVEHKYWEGCNGLSVTDEHRLTIAGHAMRLTLGFDDDHFDDVKSILLYPTTYRAVTKDHIGSGVIIEGQSDRLGEAWYRGPVILAWSDIQDEIAQSPSKRNVILHEFAHQLDFRNGRDADGVPPIESETDAERWLDVMRQGFERLCDDCRHRRRPVLDCYGTTNRAEFFAVATEAFFETPEDLKRDWPELHAELRRFFRQDP comes from the coding sequence GTGTGGAATTTGTTGCGGGCGATTGTACGCCCTGAGGATAAATCGAGTCCGTTGCCCGATACGTGGCAGCAAATCCTGAAAGTGAATGTTCCCTATCGGAATTCGTTGAGCGTGGAGATGAGGGAACGGCTCGACGCGGGGATCAGGCGGTTCGTCGAACACAAGTATTGGGAGGGGTGCAATGGACTGTCCGTGACCGACGAGCATCGTCTGACGATTGCGGGACATGCAATGAGACTGACGCTGGGGTTCGACGACGATCACTTCGACGATGTCAAAAGCATACTACTCTATCCGACGACGTATCGAGCCGTGACGAAAGACCACATCGGCAGCGGAGTCATCATTGAAGGTCAGTCCGACAGACTCGGCGAAGCATGGTACCGCGGACCGGTGATTCTGGCCTGGTCTGACATTCAGGATGAGATCGCACAATCGCCGTCGAAACGAAACGTCATTCTGCATGAGTTCGCACACCAGCTGGATTTTCGCAATGGGCGAGATGCTGATGGAGTTCCTCCCATCGAATCAGAGACGGATGCCGAGCGCTGGTTGGATGTCATGAGACAGGGGTTTGAGCGGCTTTGTGACGATTGCCGTCATCGACGCAGGCCGGTTCTCGACTGCTACGGCACCACGAATCGCGCTGAGTTCTTCGCGGTCGCGACGGAAGCGTTCTTTGAGACGCCGGAAGACCTGAAGCGGGACTGGCCCGAGTTGCATGCCGAACTCCGTCGGTTCTTTCGACAGGACCCGTAG
- a CDS encoding sulfatase family protein: MLASAANATEHPNILFVLTEDQGAHLSLLGTPGLNTPHMDALATSGTYFTNAFVAYPVCSASKAALFTGLHSHTNGILNNTHNFHKPAAQVTDPERNLKLARINRVRSEFLTLTEILKANGYYQGVTHKLHVLPNEKFPYDEFLHGSRAEISGFIRNAASRKQPWFLMVNIPNSHRPYPNSDKTPIRVNPDEIRLPAFLPDSPAVRKDWAEYLAAVEQADALTGQALEVLRQSGQNDNTIVFFMSDHGPTFQHGKMTLYDLGLRVPLMVRGSGIRQGSVCDELVSELDLLPTILELCGIQQTFDYPLHGHSIKGLLTGATNAKGHDYIFAEISNRGPLPNDGMQERSVFDGRWKLIYRENVEAAWRHVNADSRQFKVWGNRTYAETIRLKDTFPRQYQILAEMDPQNLGGTVPTLELYDLASDPDEMQSFAAVAEHQGKREQLLDALRKWINETNDPAVNP, translated from the coding sequence ATGCTTGCGAGTGCTGCGAATGCGACCGAGCATCCCAACATTCTGTTTGTCCTGACGGAAGATCAAGGCGCGCACTTGAGCCTGCTTGGCACGCCGGGACTGAACACGCCTCATATGGATGCGCTGGCGACATCCGGAACGTACTTCACCAACGCTTTTGTCGCATACCCCGTTTGCTCGGCATCTAAAGCGGCCCTTTTCACCGGGCTGCACAGCCACACGAATGGCATTCTGAACAATACGCACAACTTCCATAAGCCGGCTGCTCAGGTCACGGATCCCGAGCGGAACCTCAAGCTCGCTCGCATCAATCGCGTACGCAGCGAGTTCCTGACCCTGACCGAGATTCTGAAAGCCAACGGATATTACCAGGGAGTCACGCACAAGCTGCACGTGTTACCCAACGAGAAGTTTCCATACGACGAGTTTCTACACGGCTCGCGGGCGGAGATATCGGGTTTCATCAGGAACGCAGCTTCGCGAAAGCAGCCGTGGTTTCTGATGGTCAATATCCCGAACTCACATCGACCGTACCCGAACAGCGACAAGACTCCGATCCGTGTCAATCCAGATGAAATCAGGTTGCCGGCGTTCCTGCCGGACTCGCCCGCCGTTCGCAAGGACTGGGCCGAGTATCTGGCTGCAGTCGAACAGGCGGATGCATTGACCGGTCAGGCTCTGGAGGTGCTCAGGCAATCCGGCCAGAACGACAACACCATCGTCTTCTTCATGAGCGATCACGGGCCGACATTTCAGCACGGCAAGATGACACTGTACGACCTTGGCCTGCGGGTGCCGCTGATGGTTCGCGGGTCGGGCATACGGCAGGGATCCGTCTGCGACGAACTGGTCAGTGAACTCGATTTGCTTCCGACCATTCTGGAACTGTGCGGCATCCAACAGACATTCGACTATCCGCTTCACGGTCACTCGATCAAAGGCTTGCTGACAGGAGCCACGAACGCAAAGGGACACGACTACATTTTTGCGGAGATTTCCAATCGAGGCCCACTGCCTAACGACGGGATGCAGGAACGCAGCGTCTTCGACGGTCGCTGGAAGCTGATTTATCGCGAGAACGTGGAAGCCGCGTGGCGGCACGTGAACGCCGATAGTCGCCAGTTCAAAGTCTGGGGCAATCGCACGTACGCGGAAACGATTCGGCTGAAAGACACGTTCCCACGGCAGTACCAGATCCTCGCCGAAATGGACCCGCAGAACCTCGGCGGGACTGTGCCGACTCTGGAACTGTACGACCTCGCATCTGACCCGGACGAAATGCAGAGCTTCGCGGCGGTCGCCGAGCATCAAGGCAAACGGGAACAGCTACTGGACGCGTTGCGGAAATGGATTAACGAGACTAATGACCCGGCTGTGAATCCATAA
- a CDS encoding alpha/beta hydrolase family protein, translating into MRVAQLLLVLFVVCCISPVAGAEEIPQTVATLRSDFDPRQDALDTRVVREWEADGIVYRYVTFHIGTFKGKPSRMAAFFAFPNGAVKLPGLLHLHGGGQRAFLHEVDFYARRGYACLSINWGGREMERANAGDPNTDWGAVDPTQQNVPGYFNLKPGDKYLDPVESPRNNNWYLLTLAARRGLTFLEQQPEVDPDRLGVYGHSMGGNLTVYVAGTDDRVKVAAPSVGGSGFRTRRWPLLPEQRKQTPNGDVGLFDATIGFESYAPHINAPLLWLGATNDFHGIMDDTYRTGELIPHQNVRYVFTPHMNHRFTPEFAVARPLWIDQYLKGEFTFPRTPESKLVLTAEDGIPVLHCTPDTSLPIERVQLLYSVDPDPQARFWRTAEATNDGKMWTAKLPILNVGQPLFAFANVYYTIPTSAAAPRSQPTDTLAISSMLHTATPDDLCRAGANATDKRSTLIDDFSNRWQDWYTLSSNNPHHWEYSTRKLNDPRWQGQPDQKLTLEVQAERENELVIVLTENFFRSYRGKSKEFAAVVKLNGGEPETIALTPADFTTAAGEKLSSWQNVDLLSLRAYFDKDGTLLGSRSWAGKQPAFKKLWWQSHDYDARVN; encoded by the coding sequence ATGCGAGTTGCTCAACTTCTTTTGGTGTTGTTCGTCGTCTGCTGCATCAGCCCTGTTGCCGGTGCGGAGGAGATTCCACAAACCGTCGCGACACTTCGGTCGGACTTCGATCCCCGGCAGGATGCACTCGACACCAGGGTCGTGCGGGAGTGGGAGGCGGACGGCATCGTTTACCGCTATGTCACGTTTCACATCGGCACGTTCAAAGGCAAACCGTCTCGCATGGCGGCGTTCTTCGCCTTCCCCAACGGGGCAGTGAAGCTGCCGGGTTTGTTGCACCTGCATGGGGGTGGTCAACGGGCGTTTCTGCACGAAGTCGACTTCTACGCCAGGCGCGGCTACGCGTGCCTGTCGATCAACTGGGGTGGACGAGAGATGGAACGGGCGAATGCAGGCGACCCGAACACCGACTGGGGAGCCGTCGATCCGACTCAGCAGAACGTGCCCGGCTACTTCAATCTGAAGCCCGGTGACAAATACCTTGATCCGGTCGAGTCGCCTCGAAACAACAACTGGTATTTGCTGACGCTGGCGGCCAGACGGGGACTGACGTTCCTAGAGCAGCAGCCCGAAGTTGATCCCGACAGACTCGGCGTCTACGGCCATTCGATGGGCGGAAATCTCACCGTGTACGTCGCTGGGACTGATGATCGAGTGAAAGTCGCCGCTCCGTCTGTTGGTGGCTCGGGCTTCCGCACCCGGCGCTGGCCTCTTCTGCCTGAACAGCGAAAGCAGACGCCCAATGGAGACGTGGGACTGTTCGATGCCACGATTGGTTTTGAGTCATATGCTCCGCACATCAACGCTCCGCTGCTGTGGCTGGGGGCGACGAACGATTTCCACGGCATCATGGACGACACCTATCGCACAGGCGAACTGATCCCTCACCAGAATGTTCGCTATGTATTCACGCCGCACATGAATCATCGATTCACACCGGAGTTCGCTGTGGCGAGGCCGCTCTGGATCGACCAGTATCTCAAAGGGGAATTCACGTTTCCCCGAACACCGGAGTCGAAGCTCGTGCTGACGGCCGAGGATGGCATTCCCGTGCTTCACTGCACGCCCGACACTTCGCTGCCCATCGAGCGAGTCCAACTGTTGTATTCCGTCGATCCCGACCCGCAGGCCCGGTTCTGGCGAACTGCTGAAGCGACGAATGACGGGAAGATGTGGACCGCAAAGCTGCCCATCTTGAACGTCGGGCAGCCACTCTTCGCCTTTGCCAATGTCTACTACACGATTCCCACGAGTGCAGCGGCTCCTCGATCCCAGCCGACCGATACGCTCGCGATCAGTTCGATGCTGCATACGGCGACTCCTGATGACCTGTGCCGGGCAGGAGCGAATGCTACGGACAAAAGAAGCACTTTGATCGACGACTTCTCAAATCGCTGGCAGGACTGGTACACGCTCTCGTCGAACAACCCGCATCACTGGGAATACTCGACTCGCAAGCTCAACGATCCCAGGTGGCAGGGGCAGCCCGATCAGAAGCTTACACTTGAGGTGCAGGCAGAGCGGGAGAATGAACTGGTGATCGTGCTGACGGAGAACTTCTTCCGGTCATATCGAGGCAAATCGAAAGAGTTTGCGGCCGTCGTGAAGCTCAACGGCGGCGAGCCGGAAACGATCGCCCTGACGCCAGCTGATTTCACCACGGCAGCGGGCGAGAAGTTGTCGTCGTGGCAGAATGTCGATCTGCTGAGTTTGCGTGCCTATTTTGACAAGGACGGCACTCTGCTGGGCAGCAGGAGCTGGGCAGGGAAGCAGCCGGCATTCAAAAAACTGTGGTGGCAGTCCCACGACTATGATGCGCGCGTCAATTAG
- a CDS encoding DUF4838 domain-containing protein, with product MPARGLYKNRLRLPGETGKPDGVITEPKEVLEIWGLDERGSFNAVCGYFRKLGARWYLPGELGEVLPSMSTIPLPRINETEQPDFPLRQFNFRFSTAGPETSMWVMRLGLRNDEQLQIAHGISTMTNHQAVFDAHPDWFAIYGGKTDFKPGDSKCQVCYSNDELFDETVRWARTVLDTYEFETVSIMPPDGYTAICQCEKCKGKDSPDRNERGLLSDHVWDFVNRVAKEIAITHPRAKVLNCAYGVYTLPPLKIEKLEPNVQVCIVGGRRPINKRGVKGEGESAPDALRAAWLKKTDNPLLIFENYPFTGRGWYLPSFAAHAIGDTVSATKGISGGEDIWLSVAQDFATKDIGFNHFLVYFTARMYWGGTDANVDTMLREYCRLFYGPAEKEMLTFFNFCEANWQAMDKDKAKADEALTLFANAKTKVDPVSVYGQRIALIDDYLKGLRMKTEQLGQKRGPVPKVRLVGDAHDIIIDGKLDDEYWQTCPVAATGTFRELQTGRTPIFGTSFKAGWQGSNLYFAFRCNEQPGEKPVTASTRDDDQAIWHGDLIEIELATEMHSYYQIAISPAGHLVDLDRGAAKGQWIGWDSKAEVATHIADDHWTVEIRFPVTTDENDPLNQVVGRHPTQSLPWHINLCRQRIREDGRELSALSPTGTPGFHEPMKFAHFYDGRSHQFEADPGVTDFVIGFQKAAKARKAADFLALAELENITDLQKAAALEQAALLDKASAAAIIPRIPIEAVKKTAQMQSLLTHGKALELISQFSEEDLTRWPFWKRGDGYHLRGRAYSVVKDGTRAEADLTEALQWISDPRTRNSLLLTLGWNREHNLGDDDRALESFSAIVGGRERIGGADEYGALQGIARILTRRGQYDEALRTLNRAEPDKLKGTWRENIRKSLEAVNEAKREDAK from the coding sequence ATGCCGGCTCGCGGTCTTTACAAGAATCGCCTTCGACTGCCCGGCGAGACAGGGAAGCCCGACGGCGTGATCACGGAGCCGAAAGAGGTGCTTGAAATCTGGGGGCTCGACGAACGCGGCAGCTTCAACGCGGTTTGCGGTTACTTTCGCAAGCTCGGCGCACGCTGGTATCTGCCGGGCGAACTGGGCGAAGTGCTGCCGTCGATGAGTACGATTCCGCTGCCGCGGATCAATGAAACCGAGCAACCAGACTTTCCATTGCGGCAGTTCAATTTCCGCTTCAGCACCGCAGGTCCAGAGACTTCGATGTGGGTCATGCGGCTCGGTCTGCGTAACGATGAGCAACTGCAGATCGCTCACGGCATTTCCACAATGACGAACCATCAGGCTGTCTTTGACGCACATCCGGACTGGTTCGCGATCTACGGCGGCAAGACCGATTTCAAGCCAGGCGACTCGAAGTGCCAGGTCTGCTACTCCAACGACGAGCTTTTCGATGAGACCGTACGCTGGGCGCGAACGGTGCTCGACACCTACGAGTTTGAAACCGTCTCCATTATGCCTCCGGACGGCTACACCGCGATCTGCCAATGCGAGAAGTGCAAAGGCAAGGACTCGCCTGATCGCAACGAGCGCGGTCTGCTTAGCGACCACGTGTGGGACTTCGTCAATCGCGTGGCGAAGGAGATCGCGATAACGCATCCGCGCGCCAAGGTGCTGAATTGTGCCTATGGCGTCTACACGCTGCCACCGTTGAAGATCGAGAAACTCGAACCGAACGTGCAGGTGTGCATCGTCGGTGGTCGCCGTCCGATCAACAAACGCGGCGTCAAAGGCGAGGGTGAATCCGCGCCGGACGCGTTGCGTGCCGCATGGCTGAAGAAGACCGACAATCCACTGCTGATCTTCGAGAACTATCCCTTCACTGGCCGTGGCTGGTATCTGCCCAGTTTCGCCGCGCATGCGATCGGCGACACCGTCAGCGCGACTAAGGGCATCTCGGGGGGCGAGGACATTTGGCTCAGCGTGGCCCAGGATTTCGCCACGAAAGACATCGGCTTCAATCACTTCCTGGTCTACTTCACCGCCCGGATGTACTGGGGCGGCACGGATGCGAATGTGGACACGATGCTGCGCGAATACTGCCGCCTGTTCTACGGCCCCGCCGAGAAAGAGATGCTCACATTCTTCAACTTCTGCGAGGCGAACTGGCAAGCGATGGATAAGGATAAGGCGAAGGCTGATGAAGCACTCACGCTCTTCGCCAATGCAAAGACGAAAGTTGATCCCGTCAGCGTATATGGTCAACGTATTGCCCTGATAGACGACTATCTCAAAGGTTTGCGCATGAAGACCGAGCAACTCGGCCAGAAACGCGGTCCCGTGCCCAAGGTGCGGCTGGTCGGGGATGCGCACGATATCATCATTGATGGCAAGCTCGACGACGAGTACTGGCAGACATGCCCCGTTGCCGCCACGGGAACATTTCGCGAGCTGCAAACCGGTCGCACGCCCATCTTCGGCACATCGTTCAAGGCCGGCTGGCAGGGGAGCAATCTATACTTCGCCTTTCGTTGCAACGAGCAACCTGGCGAGAAACCTGTCACGGCATCGACTCGAGATGACGATCAGGCCATCTGGCACGGCGATCTGATCGAGATCGAGCTGGCCACCGAAATGCACTCGTATTATCAGATCGCCATCAGTCCCGCCGGCCACCTCGTCGATCTCGATCGAGGGGCGGCCAAAGGACAATGGATCGGCTGGGACTCGAAGGCCGAAGTCGCCACGCACATCGCCGACGATCACTGGACGGTCGAGATCCGCTTCCCCGTCACGACGGACGAAAACGATCCGCTGAATCAGGTGGTCGGTCGGCATCCTACGCAAAGTCTGCCATGGCATATCAACCTTTGCCGCCAGCGTATCCGCGAGGACGGCCGGGAGCTGAGTGCCCTCTCTCCGACCGGAACGCCGGGTTTCCACGAGCCGATGAAGTTCGCGCACTTCTACGATGGAAGGTCGCATCAGTTCGAGGCCGATCCGGGCGTCACCGACTTCGTAATTGGTTTCCAGAAAGCCGCGAAAGCTCGTAAGGCTGCGGACTTTCTCGCACTCGCCGAGTTGGAGAACATCACCGATCTGCAAAAAGCAGCCGCGCTGGAGCAAGCCGCGCTGCTCGACAAAGCCAGCGCTGCTGCCATCATCCCTCGAATTCCGATCGAAGCCGTAAAGAAAACCGCACAGATGCAGAGTCTTCTCACGCACGGCAAGGCGTTGGAACTGATTTCGCAATTTTCCGAGGAAGATTTGACTCGCTGGCCCTTCTGGAAGCGCGGAGACGGTTACCACTTACGCGGGCGAGCCTACTCGGTCGTCAAAGATGGTACCAGAGCCGAAGCCGATCTCACAGAGGCGCTCCAGTGGATCAGCGACCCTCGGACGCGTAATTCTCTGTTACTCACGCTCGGCTGGAATCGTGAACACAACCTCGGCGACGACGACAGAGCATTAGAATCATTCAGCGCCATCGTCGGCGGCCGTGAGCGGATTGGCGGCGCGGATGAATACGGTGCGTTGCAGGGCATCGCCCGAATACTGACCCGGCGCGGTCAATATGACGAAGCCCTTCGCACTCTGAACCGGGCCGAGCCTGACAAGCTGAAAGGCACGTGGCGGGAAAACATCCGCAAGTCACTTGAAGCGGTCAACGAAGCGAAACGCGAAGACGCCAAATGA